A window of the Citrus sinensis cultivar Valencia sweet orange chromosome 9, DVS_A1.0, whole genome shotgun sequence genome harbors these coding sequences:
- the LOC107176680 gene encoding receptor-like protein EIX2, which produces MNFYFLLKPIMKLAVALLLLELLALANIKIGYCNGSAYIGCIQSEREALLRFKQDLKDPANRLALWSDGNCCTWAGVVCNDSTGHVLELRLGNPFLHDDEPFWLEDYKDETSKLIGKINPSLLDLKHLVYLELSNNNFEKAQLPVFLGSMGSLRHIDLSRAEFTGMIPYQLGNLSNLQYLDLSSQIPLSFLYLENFSWLSGLSLLKHLDLTGVDLSTASDWFLVTNMLPSLQVLKLSACSLHNSLPELPIANFSSLYTLDLSYNEFDNTLVPSWVFGLSHLCCVYFLDWSGNPEE; this is translated from the coding sequence ATgaatttctattttctattGAAACCAATAATGAAACTTGCTGTTGCCCTTCTTTTACTAGAGTTGCTTGCTCTagcaaatatcaaaattggCTATTGCAATGGAAGCGCTTATATTGGTTGTATTCAAAGTGAAAGAGAAGCGCTGTTAAGGTTCAAGCAAGATCTCAAAGATCCCGCGAACCGGCTGGCCTTATGGAGTGATGGGAATTGTTGCACTTGGGCTGGTGTTGTCTGCAACGACTCGACAGGCCATGTCCTAGAGCTCCGCCTCGGAAATCCTTTTCTGCATGATGATGAACCTTTTTGGCTTGAAGATTATAAGGACGAGACGTCAAAGTTGATTGGTAAGATAAATCCATCTCTGCTTGATCTGAAGCATTTGGTTTACTTGGAATTGagcaacaataattttgaaaaagctcAGCTTCCTGTATTCCTTGGTTCCATGGGGAGTTTAAGACACATTGATCTCTCCAGAGCAGAATTTACGGGAATGATTCCTTACCAGCTCGGGAACCTTTCTAATCTCCAATATCTTGATCTCAGTAGTCAAATCCCTttgtcttttttatatttggaaaacTTTTCCTGGTTATCTGGTCTATCTTTGCTAAAGCACCTTGATTTAACTGGCGTGGATCTCAGTACAGCCTCTGACTGGTTTTTGGTGACAAACATGCTCCCTTCTTTACAAGTGTTAAAATTGTCAGCTTGCAGCCTCCATAACAGCTTGCCCGAGCTACCTATTGCAAATTTCTCATCTCTCTACACCCTTGATCTCAGTTACAACGAGTTTGATAACACTTTGGTTCCTAGTTGGGTTTTTGGTCTAAGTCATttatgctgcgtttactttttggattggagtgggaatcctgaggagtga
- the LOC102618892 gene encoding LOW QUALITY PROTEIN: putative FBD-associated F-box protein At5g56440 (The sequence of the model RefSeq protein was modified relative to this genomic sequence to represent the inferred CDS: substituted 1 base at 1 genomic stop codon): protein MENALQRSPIISKLTCGVCYNVGGEDGDRLSNLPEPIIHHIFSFLETIDVVRASAVSRKWRYLWLSIPYLNFNVHNICSNPLERWSLQTTNEKFKDFVNWVLLFQNGSVSIHRFRLSCLNRVDDYTFYRWIAVVARXNVQVLDLDIISDEPIKLPRSLVTCESLVSLKLDFGNREHQGVLNLPTCVGFSRLKSLDLQHVEVLDYNLFREFLSSCPLLENLYTKECFFHNFESLDISTTSLKYLTVDEFLLSEPKGLRSCKVICESLEALKLHFGREIDSLKSLTLERIEFGGDELDNYKLKIACSNLESFNIFAPLLPDFTLESLNSLQNAFIFLETIGEYMEAKEICHRMSKILNGLRDVKVLKLSCTLYQFLNAILEQRSYFSASFNNLKSLILCVTTAEWTVPLIIRLLNHSPNLEVLTIYFDSDEYYDDWEIPDKVILCLTCHLKTVELIDFSGNENELELVRFLLKNGHVLQKLRVSWLERCGES from the exons atGGAAAATGCTCTTCAAAGAAGCcctataatttcaaaattgacATGCGGCGTATGTTATAATGTTGGCGGCGAAGATGGTGACAGACTCAGCAATCTTCCAGAGCCCATTATCCATCATATCTTCTCATTCCTGGAGACAATTGATGTTGTTAGAGCGAGTGCTGTTTCGCGAAAATGGAGGTACTTGTGGCTTTCAATTCCTTACTTGAACTTCAATGTTCACAATATTTGTTCAAATCCGCTAGAAAGATGGTCACTTCAAACAACCAATGAAAAGTTCAAAGATTTTGTCAACTGGgtattgttgtttcaaaatggTTCCGTTAGTATTCATAGATTTCGTCTTTCTTGCTTGAATCGCGTCGATGATTATACATTTTACAGATGGATTGCTGTTGTGGCACGATGAAACGTGCAAGTTCTTGATCTTGATATAATTTCAGACGAGCCCATTAAGTTGCCCCGTTCCCTTGTAACTTGTGAGTCATTGGTGTCATTGAAGTTAGATTTTGGCAACCGAGAGCACCAGGGTGTCTTAAATCTGCCTACCTGTGTTGGCTTTAGCCGGCTAAAGTCTCTTGATTTACAACATGTTGAGGTATTGGATTATAACTTGTTCCGTGAGTTTCTTTCAAGTTGTCCCCTCCTTGAGAACTTGTATACGAAAGAGTGTTTTTTCCACAATTTCGAGAGTCTTGATATTTCAACAACCAGTTTAAAGTATCTGACCGTAgatgagtttttattaagTGAACCAAAAGGTTTGCGCAGCTGTAAGGTAATTTGTGAGTCATTGGAGGCACTGAAGTTACATTTTGGTCGCGAGATTGACAG TTTGAAGTCTTTGACACTTGAGCGCATTGAGTTTGGTGGTGATGAATTGGACAACTACAAGCTTAAGATTGCTTGCTCAAATCTTGAGtctttcaatatttttgcTCCACTCTTACCTGACTTCACCTTGGAGAGCTTAAACTCTTTACAAaatgctttcattttcttggaaACTATCGGGGAGTACATGGAGGCTAAAGAAATTTGTCATCGCATGTCTAAAATCCTCAATGGACTTCGTGATGTTAAAGTTCTGAAATTGTCGTGTACTCTTTACCag TTTCTGAATGCTATACTTGAACAGCGATCCTATTTTTCTGCTTCATTCAATAATTTGAAGTCTTTAATACTTTGCGTGACAACAGCCGAATGGACTGTGCCATTAATAATTAGACTGCTCAACCACTCTCCAAATCTTGAAGTTCttacaatatattttgattCG GACGAATACTATGATGATTGGGAAATACCTGACAAAGTCATTTTGTGTTTGACATGTCATCTCAAGACAGTTGAGTTAATTGATTTTAGCGGTAATGAGAATGAACTTGAGCTGGTGAGATTTCTTCTAAAGAATGGACATGTATTGCAGAAATTGAGGGTTAGTTGGTTGGAAAGGTGTGGAGAATCGTAG
- the LOC127899994 gene encoding uncharacterized protein LOC127899994 — protein MDILFVRVDIAQNWKKLTPEERHQWMVSNMNEISSSNSGENSGTSKNIKESDVEKTDGGNLLSRCRVASFSDVVSSFSSDQQVAVNETGLGSLLDLKCGHLRQELCAALIQQCDVGRQSIILHGKEYNLSPTVFATIMGVRDGGTRVDLNDQAVDITDLRVVYSSGPRGIHIAEVKKRLMNTSTSDDEFKILFSLFALGTILCPTSAIYINLLYLRALKDTNSYYQECF, from the exons atggaTATACTATTT GTTAGAGTTGATATTGCAcaaaattggaagaaattaACCCCCGAGGAGAGGCATCAATGGATGGTTAGTAATATGAATGAGATATCTAGCTCAAATAGTGGTGAAAATAGTGGTACgagtaaaaatattaaggaATCTGATGTGGAGAAGACTGATGGTGGCAACCTTCTATCTCGATGTCGTGTAGCCTCATTCTCCGATGTGGTTTCATCTTTTTCAAGTGACCAACAAGTAGCAGTGAATGAAACCGGCTTAGGAAGTCTACTTGACCTAAAATGTGGACACTTAAGACAAGAGTTATGTGCAGCACTAATTCAACAATGTGATGTAGGTAGGCAAAGTATAATTCTACATGGGAAAGAATACAATTTAAGCCCTACAGTGTTTGCAACTATAATGGGGGTTAGAGATGGAGGCACACGTGTGGACTTAAATGACCAAGCAGTTGATATAACTGACTTGCGTGTAGTGTATAGTAGTGGACCTAGAGGAATTCATATAGCGGAAGTGAAAAAAAGGCTAATGAATACTTCAACTTCTGATGATGAATTTAAGATACTTTTTAGTCTTTTTGCGTTGGGAACCATATTATGTCCCACAAGTGCAATATACATTAATCTGTTGTATCTTCGTGCACTGAAAGATACAAATTCATATTATCAGGAATGTTTCTAA
- the LOC102613071 gene encoding protein FAR1-RELATED SEQUENCE 5-like, with amino-acid sequence MSKSCDNLKLPWTNILGAQFDSVKDADAWYMNYSRLVGFSVRKNELRRSKSGQTMIRRWVCNLEGYRAEKYLANDNRVREPRPITRTGCKASFRVNYDNSSGKYTVTEFKTEHNHPLTSPNEVHLLRSHRHVSEGDLAQAKALRHVGVKTCQVVDYMGDQVGGSHNLRFKRKDLQNRLDADRRAEIGDTDSVATIAYFTAKSDNDPGLYHEYTLDDQNRLRNLFWTDYMARYDYECFGDVLAFNATYKTNAYHKPLVTLVGTNHHRRTTVFGFGLLGDKTVESYTWLLQTFLSAMGNRKPKSVITDGDKAMSKAIKTVFVGATHRLCCWHLERNAQANIKNEDFTRKFRDLMLTGMSAGEFDLWWFALVDEFKLHEHGWVKQMYAKRHKWAEAFLKGTFFAGKKFVKKPL; translated from the exons ATGAGTAAATCCTGTGATAATCTTAAGTTACCTTGGACCAATATACTTGGAGCTCAGTTTGATTCAGTAAAAGATGCAGATGCATGGTACATGAACTATTCAAGATTGGTTGGTTTTAGTGTTAGAAAAAATGAGCTTCGTCGTTCTAAGTCTGGACAAACTATGATCCGTCGGTGGGTTTGTAATTTGGAAGGATATAGGGctgaaaaatatttggcaAATGATAATAGAGTGCGGGAACCACGACCAATAACGCGTACAGGTTGTAAAGCATCGTTTCGAGTGAATTACGACAATTCTAGTGGCAAGTATACTGTGACAGAATTTAAAACTGAGCACAATCATCCGTTGACTTCTCCGAATGAAGTACATCTCCTTCGTTCACATCGGCATGTTAGTGAAGGAGATCTTGCTCAAGCTAAGGCATTGAGGCATGTTGGCGTGAAAACATGCCAAGTTGTGGATTACATGGGTGATCAAGTTGGGGGTTCACATAATCTCAGGTTCAAGCGTAAGGATTTGCAAAATAGATTAGATGCAGATAGACGAGCTGAAATTGGTGATACTGATTCCGTGGCAACTATAGCATATTTCACGGCAAAATCTGATAATGATCCTGGTCTATATCATGAGTACACATTAGATGATCAAAATAGGTTAAGAAACTTGTTTTGGACTGACTACATGGCACGGTATGATTATGAATGCTTCGGTGATGTTTTGGCTTTTAATGCGACATACAAAACTAATGCATATCATAAACCACTTGTGACCCTTGTTGGCACTAACCATCATCGTAGGACTACAGTTTTTGGATTTGGCCTATTGGGCGACAAGACCGTTGAATCATACACATGGTTACTCCAAACTTTTTTGTCTGCTATGGGTAATCGAAAGCCGAAGTCCGTGATTACTGATGGCGATAAAGCAATGTCAAAGGCAATTAAGACAGTTTTTGTTGGAGCTACTCACCGTCTTTGTTGCTGGCATTTAGAGAGAAATGCACaagcaaatattaaaaacGAAGACTTCACTCGTAAATTCCGTGATCTTATGTTGACAGGCATGAGTGCAGGTGAATTTGACCTGTGGTGGTTTGCTTTAGTTGATGAATTTAAGCTACACGAACATGGTTGGGTTAAACAAATGTATGCAAAGCGACATAAATGGGCCGAAGCTTTTCTTAAAGGAACATTTTTTGCTG GGAAGAAATTCGTCAAGAAGCCACTTTGA